In one window of Drosophila mauritiana strain mau12 chromosome X, ASM438214v1, whole genome shotgun sequence DNA:
- the LOC117146898 gene encoding uncharacterized protein LOC117146898, protein MWSPQKGPTRLWDLRFSSCIFILHLMFSLVIAGNELWPMERPDGMPNIVSLEVMCGKDHMDVHLTFSHPFEGIVSSKGQHSDPRCVYVPPSTGKTFFSFRISYSRCGTKPDLNGQFYENTVVVQYDKDLLEVWDEAKRLRCEWFNDYEKTASKPPMVIADLDVIQLDFRGDNVDCWMEIQHGKGPWAPPVSGIVPLGSTLTLVVAINDYRGEFDMRVKSCVASDGSGHVINLSDEFGCVLRPKMISRFLKARAPDERATVITYAFFHAFKFPDALSVHIKCKVEICRHGCLDHCQNTGVGGGGGGSGESLGLGLGLGLTNANERKDVHMSDAMGSSSNDLLRDLALPPGGQHGMGMGMGPDHDIFYEDIIHDHKQTLGGGGMPAGGDYGHEKSVNLQPRPVHEEQEEADLSDLFGDEDLADLDMEGGEGERYLGLKKSGKFPHGPRQLEAQKRMGVPMAGPRSLEPHGHGDEDVPRPVYRPQAEALKQPREDHIDLDKEEDEKEKEQKTQQEDKLTGEAGAAASNDSSKSRRRRSLVISDRKVRSADVGVSGLYDVISEADLAFSPDSKQEAVTVFQGKISEEVVYGICMPVPGFSILFIVVISATIVSALVAGSLLYRYQLQKEALEKQTPMPVTGTLASWMTLRLFRLRHMQQQQQQQQQQQQQQVRQPSSGHETVQ, encoded by the exons ATGTGGAGCCCACAAAAAGGCCCTACACGACTGTGGGACCTTAGGTTTAGTAGCTGTATATTTATCTTACACTTAATG TTTAGTTTAGTCATAGCTGGTAATGAACTGTGGCCCATGGAACGGCCAGACGGAATGCCCAATATCGTCTCACTGGAGGTGATGTGCGGCAAGGATCACATGGATGTACATCTCACCTTTTCGCACCCGTTCGAGGGCATTGTCAGCTCCAAAG GACAACACAGCGATCCGCGTTGCGTTTACGTGCCGCCCTCCACGGGCAAAACGTTCTTCTCCTTCCGCATCTCGTACTCCCGCTGCGGCACCAAGCCGGATCTCAACGGACAGTTCTACGAGAATACG GTGGTGGTTCAGTACGACAAGGATCTGCTGGAAGTCTGGGACGAGGCCAAGCGATTGCGATGCGAGTGGTTCAATGACTACGAGAAGACCGCCTCCAAGCCACCGATGGTCATTGCCGATCTCGATGTTATCCAGCTGGATTTCCGAG GTGACAATGTGGACTGCTGGATGGAGATTCAGCATGGCAAGGGACCCTGGGCGCCGCCAGTAAGTGGTATTGTACCACTCGGCTCAACTTTGACCCTGGTAGTGGCCATCAATGATTATCGAG GCGAATTCGACATGCGTGTGAAATCCTGCGTGGCCTCCGATGGATCTGGTCATGTGATCAACCTGTCCGATGAATTTGGCTGCGTGCTGCGACCCAAGATGATCTCACGCTTCTTGAAGGCACGTGCGCCCGACGAGAGGGCCACCGTGATCACCTATGCCTTCTTCCATGCCTTCAAATTCCCGGATGCCCTCAGTGTGCACATCAAGTGCAAGGTGGAGATTTGCCGCCACGGCTGCCTCGATCATTGCCAGAACACGGGCgtgggcggtggtggcggtggaTCCGGCGAGAGCCTGGGATTGGGTCTCGGCCTGGGACTGACCAATGCCAATGAGCGCAAGGATGTGCACATGTCGGATGCCATGGGCAGTAGCAGCAACGATCTGCTCAGGGATCTGGCACTGCCGCCGGGCGGTCAACACGGCATGGGCATGGGAATGGGTCCAGATCACGACATCTTCTACGAGGACATCATTCACGATCACAAGCAAACGCTGGGCGGCGGAGGAATGCCAGCTGGCGGAGATTATGGTCACGAGAAGAGTGTTAATCTGCAGCCACGACCCGTGCACGAGGAACAGGAGGAGGCGGATCTCTCAGATCTGTTTGGCGATGAGGATCTCGCCGACTTGGACATGGAAGGCGGCGAGGGCGAGCGGTACTTGGGCCTTAAGAAGAGCGGCAAGTTCCCACACGGTCCACGGCAGCTGGAGGCCCAGAAACGTATGGGTGTACCGATGGCGGGACCCCGTTCCCTGGAGCCACACGGTCATGGCGATGAGGACGTGCCACGACCCGTCTACAGACCACAGGCGGAGGCGTTGAAGCAGCCACGCGAGGATCACATCGATTTGGACAaggaggaggatgagaagGAGAAGGAACAGAAAACGCAGCAGGAGGACAAGCTGACAGGAGAAGCAGGTGCAGCAGCCAGCAATGATTCCTCCAAGAGCCGTCGCCGCCGTTCGTTGGTCATTTCCGATCGCAAGGTGCGCAGTGCCGACGTGGGCGTCAGCGGTCTGTACGATGTTATATCCGAGGCGGATCTGGCCTTCTCGCCGGACTCCAAACAGGAGGCGGTCACCGTGTTCCAGGGCAAGATTAGCGAGGAGGTCGTCTACGGCATTTGTATGCCAGTGCCTGGCTTCAGCATTCTCTTCATCGTTGTCATCTCGGCCACGATCGTGTCCGCTCTGGTGGCCGGATCCCTGCTATATCGCTATCAGCTGCAAAAGGAGGCGCTGGAGAAGCAGACGCCCATGCCGGTGACCGGAACACTGGCCTCCTGGATGACCCTGCGACTCTTCCGCCTGCGAcacatgcaacagcagcagcagcagcaacaacagcagcagcagcaacaagtgaGGCAGCCGAGTTCAGGTCACGAAACGGTCCAGTGA
- the LOC117146899 gene encoding farnesol dehydrogenase, with amino-acid sequence MDRWLNRVAVVTGASSGIGAACCKDLVAKGLVVVGLARREERLKELKASLPAEQASRFHGRKCDVSQEQEVIDAFAWIDATLGGADVLVNNAGIVRIGVGITNEGNGADLRAILDTNVLGVSWCTREAFKSLQRRNVNDGHILIVNSVAGHRVINHPGITMGMYSPSKYAVTALTEVLRQEFHNNKTQTKITSISPGAVDTEIIDKEALGGIPEFPMLRSEDVADAISYCIQTPPNVQIHELTIKPVGETL; translated from the exons ATGGATCGTTGGCTAAATCGCGTTGCTGTTGTCACTGGCGCCAGTTCGGGAATCGGAGCTGCCTGCTGCAAGGATTTGGTGGCCAAGGGCTTGGTGGTCGTGGGTCTGGCACGTCGCGAGGAGCGTCTGAAGGAGCTGAAGGCTTCGCTGCCGGCGGAACAGGCCAGTCGTTTCCATGGACGCAAGTGCGATGTCAgccaggagcaggaggtgATCGATGCCTTCGCCTGGATCGATGCCACACTGGGCGGTGCCGATGTGCTGGTCAACAACGCTGGCATTGTTCGCATTGGTGTTGGCATCACCAACGAGGGCAATGGCGCTGATCTTCGTGCCATTCTGGATACCAATGTGCTGGGCGTTTCGTGGTGCACCCGCGAGGCATTCAAGTCACTGCAGAGACGCAATGTGAACGATGGACACATCCTGATTGTCAACAGTGTGGCCGGACACCGGGTGATCAACCACCCGGGCATCACCATGGGCATGTACTCGCCATCGAAGTACGCAGTCACCGCTCTCACGGAGGTGCTGCGTCAGGAGTTCCACAACAACAAGACCCAGACCAAGATCACG AGCATCAGTCCCGGTGCCGTGGACACCGAGATCATCGACAAGGAGGCCCTCGGTGGCATTCCCGAATTTCCAATGCTGCGCTCCGAGGATGTGGCCGATGCCATCAGCTACTGCATCCAAACCCCGCCAAATGTCCAGATCCACGAGCTGACCATCAAGCCCGTAGGAGAAACCCTCTAG